A stretch of the Pirellulales bacterium genome encodes the following:
- a CDS encoding alpha-amylase/4-alpha-glucanotransferase domain-containing protein has protein sequence MPHTIRLALVLHNHQPIGNFDGVMEQAYHDSYRPFLEVFRRYPSLKICLHTSGSLMEWLAARHPEYLDDLADLVAQDRIEIVGGAFYEPILSMIPRRDRIGQIRAYTNWLEGRLRCKVRGMWIPERVWEPTMVTDLADANIQYTVLDDFHFRNAGLSPELLDGYFISENDGQILAIFPGSERLRYTIPFAAPEATIDHLRSIAERRPEAVVVFGDDGEKFGTWPETKKHVYEDGWLDRFFQALVANESWIKTTTLADAVDNVPPNGKIYLPDSSYREMTEWALPTAQLLEYERVRHDMESDPRWPVLSQFVRGGFWRNFKVKYPEADEMYTRMLMISRRVEEAEQKRHDRALVDAARSELYRGQCNCSYWHGAFGGIYLPHLRNAVYRSLIAADNLLDRAADRQDTWIEAVVGDFNLDARQEVFLANDKLATLIRPWRGGLMYELDVRSICHNLLATLARQPEAYHRKVLAGPNASSDGVGSIHDRVVFKQPGLNERLQYDNLPRKSLIDHFHDNDVTLAAVASGEAVERGDFASGAYDARLRRNPNRIQVQLSRQGNAWGQSLKITKGLTLEAGSSTIEIAYMIEGLQPDQSFHFSVEFNFAGLPSNCDDRFFHDGDGRRLGHLGEHLDLHDTRSLGLVDEYLGIDVGWKASRASNIWTYPVETVSQSEGGFELVHQSVVVQPHWTVTPDASGRWSVTMELAIDTAMAERRREHHPVAVASS, from the coding sequence ATCGGCCGTTCCTGGAAGTCTTCCGCCGCTATCCGTCGTTGAAGATTTGCCTGCACACCAGCGGCTCGTTGATGGAATGGCTCGCGGCGCGCCATCCGGAATACCTGGATGATCTGGCCGACCTGGTCGCCCAGGATCGGATCGAGATCGTCGGCGGCGCGTTCTACGAGCCGATCCTGTCGATGATCCCCCGCCGCGACCGCATTGGACAGATTCGGGCCTACACCAACTGGCTCGAGGGGCGCCTGCGGTGCAAGGTCCGCGGCATGTGGATTCCCGAGCGTGTCTGGGAACCGACCATGGTCACTGACCTGGCCGACGCCAATATTCAATACACGGTGCTCGACGACTTTCATTTTCGCAATGCCGGATTGTCGCCCGAGCTGCTGGATGGCTACTTCATCAGCGAGAACGATGGCCAGATCCTGGCGATCTTTCCCGGCAGCGAGCGGCTGCGGTACACGATCCCCTTTGCGGCCCCCGAGGCGACGATCGACCATCTGCGCAGCATTGCCGAGCGCCGGCCCGAGGCCGTGGTCGTGTTCGGCGACGATGGCGAGAAGTTCGGTACCTGGCCCGAGACAAAGAAGCACGTGTACGAGGATGGCTGGCTCGATCGCTTCTTCCAGGCGCTCGTGGCCAACGAAAGCTGGATCAAAACCACGACGCTGGCCGACGCGGTCGACAACGTGCCACCGAACGGCAAGATCTATCTGCCCGACAGCAGCTATCGCGAAATGACCGAATGGGCGCTGCCTACCGCGCAGCTCTTGGAGTACGAGCGCGTGCGGCACGACATGGAAAGCGACCCACGCTGGCCGGTGCTATCGCAATTTGTACGGGGCGGCTTTTGGCGGAACTTCAAAGTGAAGTACCCCGAAGCCGACGAGATGTACACGCGCATGCTGATGATCAGCCGCCGCGTGGAAGAGGCCGAGCAAAAAAGGCATGACCGTGCTCTGGTCGACGCGGCGCGCAGCGAGTTGTACCGCGGCCAGTGCAATTGCAGCTATTGGCATGGTGCGTTCGGCGGCATCTATCTGCCCCATTTGCGTAACGCCGTTTATCGCTCGCTGATCGCAGCCGACAATTTGCTGGATCGCGCGGCCGATCGCCAGGATACCTGGATCGAGGCCGTGGTCGGCGATTTCAATCTCGACGCTCGGCAGGAAGTCTTCCTCGCCAATGACAAACTGGCGACGTTGATCCGGCCATGGCGCGGCGGCTTGATGTATGAGTTGGACGTCCGTTCGATCTGCCACAATCTGCTGGCCACGCTCGCCCGCCAGCCCGAAGCCTATCACCGCAAGGTATTGGCCGGGCCGAACGCGAGTTCCGATGGCGTAGGCAGCATTCACGATCGCGTGGTTTTCAAGCAGCCCGGCTTGAACGAGCGCTTGCAGTACGACAACCTGCCGCGCAAATCGCTGATCGATCACTTTCACGACAACGACGTCACGCTGGCGGCTGTTGCGTCAGGCGAGGCCGTGGAGCGCGGCGATTTCGCCAGCGGCGCTTACGACGCACGCTTGCGGCGCAACCCGAATCGTATTCAGGTGCAACTGTCGCGGCAGGGGAACGCCTGGGGGCAGTCGCTGAAAATCACCAAAGGGCTGACCCTCGAAGCCGGCAGCTCGACGATCGAGATCGCCTACATGATCGAAGGGTTGCAGCCGGATCAGTCATTCCACTTCTCCGTCGAATTCAATTTCGCCGGTTTGCCGTCCAACTGTGACGATCGATTCTTCCACGACGGCGATGGTCGTCGCTTAGGGCACCTGGGCGAGCATCTCGATTTGCACGACACGCGCTCGCTGGGTCTGGTCGACGAATACTTGGGAATCGACGTCGGTTGGAAAGCGTCTCGCGCGAGCAACATCTGGACCTATCCGGTGGAAACGGTCAGCCAGTCCGAAGGGGGCTTCGAGCTGGTGCATCAATCGGTCGTCGTGCAACCGCACTGGACCGTGACGCCCGACGCGTCAGGTCGCTGGAGCGTAACGATGGAACTCGCGATCGACACGGCCATGGCCGAGCGTCGCCGCGAACATCATCCGGTGGCCGTGGCGAGTTCATAG
- the bioD gene encoding dethiobiotin synthase, whose translation MNLAKLPGLFITGTDTNVGKTYVAARIAAALTEKGLRVGVYKPVASGCPTIGGELVSEDAVSLWNGAGRPGDLAHVCPQRFAAALAPHLAARAGGKEVSADLLRSGLEYWRARSDVLIVEGAGGLLSPLTDDEYVADLAAELGFPLIVVTDNSLGTINRTLSTLVVAATCGDELDVAGVIVNEPHEAGADTSAATNLAELQARCVPTVLGLVPWQGNLPPDIDWLNLAKRG comes from the coding sequence ATGAATCTCGCAAAGTTGCCGGGCCTGTTTATCACGGGTACCGACACCAACGTGGGCAAGACTTACGTCGCCGCGCGGATTGCCGCGGCGCTGACGGAAAAGGGGTTGCGCGTCGGCGTCTATAAGCCCGTGGCCAGTGGCTGTCCGACCATCGGGGGCGAGTTGGTCAGCGAAGACGCAGTCAGCCTGTGGAACGGCGCTGGCCGTCCGGGTGACCTTGCGCACGTCTGTCCGCAGCGATTTGCCGCGGCATTGGCGCCGCACCTGGCGGCGCGGGCAGGCGGCAAGGAAGTCTCGGCCGACCTGTTGCGTTCGGGCCTCGAATACTGGCGCGCGCGCAGCGATGTTTTGATCGTCGAAGGGGCCGGCGGACTGCTCTCGCCGTTGACCGATGACGAATACGTTGCCGACCTGGCGGCCGAACTCGGTTTCCCGCTAATTGTCGTGACCGACAATTCGCTGGGCACAATCAACCGCACGCTATCCACTCTGGTCGTCGCGGCTACCTGCGGCGATGAGCTGGATGTGGCTGGCGTAATCGTCAACGAACCGCACGAAGCCGGCGCCGATACGAGCGCGGCAACGAACCTGGCCGAGCTGCAGGCACGCTGCGTGCCGACCGTGCTAGGTCTTGTCCCCTGGCAGGGCAACCTGCCGCCAGATATCGACTGGCTGAACCTGGCGAAGCGAGGCTAG